One window from the genome of Malus domestica chromosome 01, GDT2T_hap1 encodes:
- the LOC103435347 gene encoding ARF guanine-nucleotide exchange factor GNOM-like: MGRLKLQSGIQAIGEEPGECDATYPNHATLACIINSEIGTVLAVMRRNVRWGGRYMSGDDQLEHPLIQSLKALRKQIFSWKHHMHSVNPSEYLQPFLDVIRSDETGAPITGVALSSVYNILTLDVIDQNSLNVEDAMHLLVDAITGCRFEVTDPASEEVVLMKILQVLLACMKSKASIILTNQHVCTIVNTCFRIVHQAGTKGELLQRIARHTMHELVRCIFSHLPDVQPAERALPNGSSTINGEIAGKNNEHASGSRQLENGNMISEFDNQLLSTNPALNTSSGLVESGMDEKTAGASSGKEAGQYDVQLMAEPFGVPCMVEIFNFLCSLLNVVEHIGMGPRSNTIAFDEDVPLFALGLVNCAIELSGSSIRHHPKLLSLVQDELFQNLMQFGLSTSPLILSMVCSIVLNLYHHLRTELKLQLEAFFSCVILRLVQSRYGASYQQQEVAMEAVVDFCRQKTFMVEMYANLDCDITCNNVFEELANLLSKSAFPVSLPLSSIHILALDGLIAIIQGMAERAGNGSVSAVQAPPTNLDEYTPFWLMKCDNYSDPNHWVPFVRRRKHIKRRLMIGADHFNHDPKKGLEFLQGTHLLPDKLDPESVACFFRYTAGLDKNLVGDFLGNHDEFCIQVLNKFAGTFDFQDMHLDTALRLFLETFRLPGESQKIQRVLEAFSERYYEQSPQILANKDAALLLSYSIIMLNTDQHNVQVKKKMTEEDFIRNNRHINGGDDLPREFLSELYHSICKNEIRTTPEQGAGYPEMNPSRWIDLIHKSKKSAPFIVSDTRAYLDQDMFAIMSGPTIAAISVVFDHAEHEEIYQTCIDGFLSVAKIAACYHLEDVLDDLVVSLCKFTTLLNPSSYEEPVIAFGDDPKARMSTVTVFTFANTYGDYIRTGWRNVLECILRLHKLGLLSAFVASEAAGDSESSADTGHGKPITNSLSSVPMPPVSTPRKSSGFMGRFSQLLSLDTEEPRSQPTEEELAAHQRTLQTIQKCHIDGIFSESKFLQAESLLQLAQALIWAGGRPQKGSSSPEDEDTAVFCLELLIAITLNNRDRIMLLWQIVYEHISNIVQSTVMPCALVEKAVFGLIQICQRLLPYKEDLADELLRSLQLVLKLDARVADAYCEQITQEVGRLVKANASHIRSPLGWRIVTSLLSITARHLEASEAGFDALFFIMSEGTHLLPANYVLCVDASRQFAESRVGEVERSVCALDLMAGSIDCLARWACDAKQSMNEEVALKMSQDIGQMWLRLVQGLRKVCLDQREEVRNHALSILRRCLTGVDGIPLPHGLWLQCFDMVIFTMLDDLLEIAQGHSPKEYRNMEGTLILALKLLSKVFLELLPELSQLTNFSKLWLGVLNRMENYMKVKVGGRKCEKLRDQVPELLKNTLLVMILRGVLVEKSDGGDDSLWELTWLHVNKIAPLLQSEISRDPILEQSDTKQQGESGRVSDVTGTLIPTETAAAEGSSSGG, encoded by the exons ATGGGGCGTCTGAAGCTGCAAAGTGGAATCCAGGCAATTGGGGAAGAACCTGGGGAATGTGATGCAACGTATCCTAATCATGCTACTTTAGCATGCATCATTAATTCGGAAATAGGCACTGTATTAGCGGTTATGAGGAGGAATGTGAGATGGGGAGGACGCTATATGTCTGGCGATGATCAGCTGGAACACCCTCTAATCCAGTCTTTGAAGGCACTGCGCAAGCAAATCTTTTCATGGAAGCACCATATGCATTCCGTCAATCCTTCTGAATATCTCCAGCCATTTCTGGATGTGATTAGGTCGGATGAAACTGGTGCACCAATTACTGGTGTGGCGTTGTCTTCTGTTTACAATATCTTAACACTTGATGTAATTGATCAAAATTCCTTAAATGTTGAAGATGCCATGCACTTATTAGTTGATGCGATCACTGGCTGCCGATTTGAGGTGACTGATCCTGCATCAGAAGAAGTGGTATTGATGAAGATACTGCAGGTTCTTCTAGCTTGCATGAAGAGTAAAGCATCTATTATATTGACCAATCAGCATGTTTGCACTATAGTGAACACATGTTTCCGTATTGTCCATCAAGCGGGAACAAAAGGTGAGTTGTTGCAGCGTATAGCTCGCCACACAATGCATGAACTTGTTAGATGTATTTTCTCACACCTTCCAGATGTTCAACCTGCTGAACGTGCATTGCCAAATGGAAGCAGTACCATCAATGGAGAG ATTGCAGGGAAAAATAATGAGCATGCTTCTGGAAGTAGACAATTGGAGAATGGCAACATGATTTCTGAGTTTGATAATCAGCTATTATCTACAAATCCTGCTTTGAACACTTCCTCAGGTCTTGTAGAATCTGGGATGGATGAAAAGACAGCTGGTGCTTCTAGTGGGAAGGAGGCTGGTCAATATGACGTGCAACTCATGGCTGAGCCATTTGGGGTTCCCTGCATGGTGGAAATATTTAACTTCCTGTGCTCTTTATTAAATGTGGTTGAGCATATAGGAATGGGTCCCAGGTCTAATACCATAGCTTTTGATGAAGATGTACCCCTTTTTGCATTGGGTTTGGTTAATTGTGCTATAGAGTTAAGTGGGTCCTCCATTCGGCATCACCCCAAGTTATTAAGTTTGGTTCAGGATGAATTGTTTCAAAATCTGATGCAGTTTGGCCTGTCAACAAGTCCACTTATTCTTTCAATGGTATGCAGCATTGTCCTCAATCTGTATCACCATCTCCGCACTGAACTTAAGCTACAGCTTGAGGCTTTCTTTTCATGTGTGATATTGAGGCTTGTGCAAAGCAGGTATGGGGCTTCTTATCAGCAGCAGGAGGTTGCCATGGAGGCCGTTGTGGACTTCTGCCGGCAGAAAACTTTCATGGTGGAGATGTACGCGAACTTGGATTGCGACATAACATGCAATAATGTCTTTGAAGAGCTTGCTAATCTGTTGTCAAAGAGTGCATTCCCTGTTAGTTTGCCTTTGTCTTCAATTCACATTCTTGCTTTGGATGGTCTTATTGCTATTATTCAGGGAATGGCAGAGAGGGCAGGGAATGGCTCAGTTAGTGCTGTTCAGGCTCCCCCCACGAATCTTGATGAGTATACTCCATTTTGGCTGATGAAATGTGACAACTACAGTGATCCGAATCATTGGGTTCCATTTGTTCGCCGAAGAAAGCACATAAAGAGAAGGCTGATGATTGGAGCCGATCATTTTAACCATGACCCAAAGAAAGGGCTGGAGTTCCTCCAAGGAACCCATCTCTTGCCTGACAAACTTGATCCTGAAAGTGTGGCCTGTTTTTTCAGGTACACTGCTGGGTTGGACAAGAATCTTGTTGGGGATTTCCTGGGAAACCATGATGAGTTTTGCATTCAGGTTCTTAATAAATTCGCTGGTACCTTTGATTTTCAAGACATGCATTTGGATACTGCACTGCGACTGTTTCTGGAGACGTTTCGATTGCCTGGAGAATCACAAAAGATACAAAGGGTGCTTGAAGCATTCTCAGAGAGATATTATGAGCAATCACCACAAATTCTTGCTAACAAGGATGCTGCTCTCCTGTTATCATATTCAATCATAATGCTCAACACTGACCAGCACAATGTTcaggtgaagaagaagatgacagAGGAGGATTTCATTCGGAATAATAGACACATCAATGGAGGTGATGATTTACCTCGAGAATTCCTTTCAGAGCTTTACCACTCAATATGCAAGAATGAGATCCGCACAACTCCAGAACAAGGTGCTGGTTATCCTGAAATGAACCCAAGCCGTTGGATTGATTTAATACACAAATCGAAGAAGAGTGCTCCATTCATTGTATCAGATACCAGAGCCTACCTTGACCAGGATATGTTTGCTATAATGTCAGGCCCCACAATTGCTGCCATTTCTGTGGTATTTGATCATGCAGAACATGAAGAGATTTACCAAACATGCATTGATGGATTTTTATCTGTTGCAAAGATTGCAGCGTGCTACCATCTTGAAGATGTGCTCGACGATCTGGTTGTGTCTCTTTGTAAGTTTACAACCCTTTTAAACCCATCATCTTATGAGGAACCTGTTATAGCCTTTGGTGATGACCCAAAAGCTAGAATGTCAACTGTGACAGTTTTCACGTTTGCCAATACATATGGTGATTACATTCGCACAGGCTGGAGAAATGTTCTCGAATGTATCTTAAGATTACACAAACTTGGTCTTCTGTCGGCATTTGTGGCCAGTGAAGCAGCTGGTGATTCAGAGTCTTCTGCTGACACAGGTCATGGCAAGCCCATAACCAATTCTCTATCATCTGTTCCTATGCCTCCTGTGAGTACTCCTAGGAAATCCTCTGGATTTATGGGCCGGTTTAGTCAGCTCCTATCTCTTGACACAGAGGAGCCGAGATCACAGCCTACTGAAGAAGAACTTGCTGCTCATCAGCGCACCCTTCAGACAATTCAAAAGTGCCACATTGATGGCATATTTTCAGAGAGCAAGTTTCTGCAGGCTGAATCCCTGTTACAGCTTGCACAGGCACTGATCTGGGCTGGAGGACGACCCCAGAAAGGAAGCAGCTCACCTGAGGATGAAGATACTGCAGTTTTTTGCTTGGAGTTGCTGATAGCTATTACCCTAAATAATAGGGATAGGATTATGCTTCTTTGGCAGATTGTGTATGAGCACATATCGAACATTGTTCAGTCTACTGTGATGCCTTGTGCCCTGGTAGAGAAGGCTGTTTTTGGACTTATTCAGATTTGCCAGCGGCTGCTTCCTTATAAAGAGGACCTTGCTGATGAACTCTTGCGATCATTGCAACTTGTTTTAAAGCTTGATGCTCGGGTTGCTGATGCGTACTGTGAGCAAATTACGCAGGAAGTTGGTCGCCTTgtgaaagcaaatgcctctcacATAAGATCACCATTGGGGTGGCGCATAGTTACATCACTACTCTCCATTACTGCTCGGCACCTAGAAGCTTCAGAGGCTGGATTCGATGCACTGTTCTTCATTATGTCTGAAGGAACTCACTTGTTGCCTGCCAATTATGTTCTATGTGTTGATGCGTCAAGGCAGTTTGCTGAGTCTCGTGTTGGAGAGGTGGAGCGATCTGTGTGCGCACTGGATCTTATGGCAGGTTCTATTGATTGTCTAGCAAGGTGGGCCTGCGACGCTAAGCAATCTATGAATGAGGAAGTAGCTCTGAAAATGTCTCAGGATATTGGGCAAATGTGGTTGCGGCTTGTTCAGGGGTTGAGAAAAGTTTGTTTGGACCAGAGAGAAGAGGTTAGGAATCATGCGTTGTCCATCTTACGGAGGTGTTTGACTGGAGTGGATGGGATTCCTCTTCCACATGGTCTATGGTTACAGTGCTTTGACATGGTGATCTTCACAATGCTTGATGACTTGCTTGAAATTGCACAGGGACACTCCCCAAAGGAATACCGCAACATGGAAGGCACGCTTATCCTAGCCTTGAAGCTCCTGTCCAAAGTTTTTCTGGAGCTACTACCCGAGCTATCACAGCTAACAAACTTCAGCAAACTATGGCTGGGTGTTCTCAATCGAATGGAAAATTATATGAAGGTGAAAGTTGGAGGGAGAAAATGTGAGAAGCTACGGGACCAAGTGCCGGAGCTACTTAAGAACACCTTACTTGTAATGATTTTAAGGGGAGTTCTTGTGGAGAAAAGTGACGGAGGAGATGATAGCTTGTGGGAGTTGACGTGGCTACATGTAAATAAAATTGCTCCATTATTGCAGTCTGAAATTTCCCGTGATCCAATTTTAGAGCAGTCAGATACTAAGCAGCAGGGTGAATCAGGGCGAGTTTCTGATGTGACGGGCACTTTAATTCCAACTGAAACAGCTGCTGCTGAAGGTTCCAGCAGTGGAGGCTAA
- the LOC103435338 gene encoding ARF guanine-nucleotide exchange factor GNOM-like, translated as MGRLKLQTGIKAIEEEPEDCEAANSNKATLACIINSEIGSVLAVMRRNVRWGSRYISGDDQLEHSLIQSLKALRKQIFSWQHQWHTINPVVYLQPFLDVIRSDETGAPITGAALSSVYNILTLDVIDQNSVNVEDAMNLLVDAITSCRFEVTDPASEEVVLMKILQVLLACMKSKASVMLSNQHVCTIVNTCFRIVHQAGTKGELLQRIARHTMHELVRCIFSHLPDVHDTERALLNGSTTRKQEIAGLNNEYAFGSRQLENGNLSSGYDGQPLSTSPPSNASSGLVAPGIDESVLTVSTEKEAVQYDLHIMTEPYGVPCMVEIFHFLCSLLNVSEHMGVGPRSSTITFDEDVPLFALVMINSAIELGGSHIQNHPKLLSLVQDELFRNLMQFGLSTSPLILSMVCSIVLNLYHHLRTELKLQLEAFFSCVILRLAQSKYGASYQQQEVAMEVLVDFCRQKKFMVEMYANLDCDITCSNVFEELANLLSKSAFPVNCPLSSIHILALDGLIAVIQGMAERVGNGSVSAHTPVNLEEYTPFWMVKCDNYSDPSNWVPFVRRRKYIKRRLMIGADHFNRDPKKGLEFLQGTYLLPDKLDPQSVACFFRYTAGLDKNLVGDFLGNHDEFCVQVLHKFAGTFDFADMNLDTALRLFLETFRLPGESQKIQRVLEAFSERYYEQSPLILANKDAALLLSYSLIMLNTDQHNVQVKKKMTEEDFIRNNRHINGGSDLPREFLTELYHSICKNEIRTTPEQGAGYPEMTPSRWIDLMHKSKKNAPFIMSDSRAYLDHDMFAIMSGPTIAAISVVFDHAEHEEIYQTCIDGFLAVAKISACHHLEDVLDDLVVSLCKFTTLLNPSSVEEPVLAFGDDTKARMATVTVFTIANRYGDYIRTGWRNILDCILRLHKLGLLPARVASDAADESEFSADTGPGKPITNSLSSVHVSSIGTPRRSSGLMGRFSQLLSLETEEPRSQPTEQQLAAHQRTLQTIQKCHIDSIFTESKFLQAESLLQLARALNWAAGRPQKGNSSPEDEDTAVFCLELLIAITLNNRDRIDLLWQGVYEHISNIVQSTVMPCALVEKAVFGLLRICQRLLPYKENLADDLLKSLQLVLKLDARVADAYCEQITQEVSRLVKANASHIRSHGGWRTITSLLSITARHPEASESGFDALFFIMSEGTHLLPTNYALCVDASRQFAESRVGQAERSVCALDLIAGSVDCLARWAREAKQAVNEDEAVKMSLDIGEMWFRLVQALRKVCLDQREDVRNHALSLLQKCLTGVDGIPLPHGVWLQCFDVVIFTMLDDLLEIAQGHSQKDYRNMEGTLILAMKLLSKVFLQLLPGLSQLTTFCKLWLGVLSRMEKYMKVKVRGKKSEKLQDQVPELLKNTLLVMNLKGVLVQRSALGGDSLWELTWLHVNNIAPSLQSEVFPDQGSEQSATKLGENGGLVSEEKGNVLPTEMASTEVSGTAETGRRHL; from the exons ATGGGGCGTCTAAAGCTGCAAACTGGCATCAAGGCAATTGAGGAAGAACCCGAGGACTGTGAGGCAGCCAATTCAAATAAAGCTACGTTGGCATGCATCATCAATTCAGAAATAGGTTCGGTATTAGCGGTTATGAGGAGGAATGTAAGATGGGGCAGTCGTTATATATCCGGTGATGATCAGCTGGAACACTCTTTAATCCAGTCTTTAAAGGCATTGCGCAAGCAAATTTTTTCATGGCAGCATCAGTGGCATACCATTAATCCTGTTGTGTATCTCCAGccatttttggatgtgattagATCTGATGAAACTGGTGCACCAATCACTGGTGCTGCTTTGTCATCTGTTTATAATATCTTAACACTTGATGTGATTGATCAAAATTCCGTAAATGTTGAAGATGCCATGAACTTGTTAGTTGATGCCATCACTAGTTGTCGATTTGAGGTCACCGATCCTGCATCAGAGGAAGTGGTACTGATGAAGATACTACAGGTTCTTCTGGCTTGCATGAAGAGTAAAGCATCTGTTATGTTGAGTAACCAGCATGTTTGCACTATAGTGAATACGTGCTTTCGTATCGTTCATCAAGCAGGAACAAAAGGCGAGTTGTTGCAACGAATAGCTCGCCACACAATGCATGAACTTGTTAGATGTATTTTCTCACACCTTCCTGATGTTCACGACACTGAACGTGCACTGTTAAATGGAAGTACTACAAGAAAACAAGAG ATTGCTGGGCTAAATAATGAGTATGCTTTTGGGAGTAGACAATTGGAGAATGGCAATTTGAGTTCTGGGTATGATGGTCAACCATTATCCACAAGTCCTCCCTCAAATGCTTCTTCAGGCCTGGTAGCACCTGGGATTGATGAAAGTGTACTCACGGTTTCTACTGAGAAGGAGGCTGTTCAATATGATTTGCATATCATGACTGAGCCATATGGGGTACCCTGCATGGTGGAAATATTTCACTTTCTGTGCTCTTTGTTAAATGTTTCTGAGCATATGGGGGTGGGACCCAGATCTAGTACCATAACATTTGATGAAGATGTGCCTCTTTTTGCCTTGGTTATGATTAATTCAGCTATAGAGTTGGGTGGATCCCACATTCAGAATCATCCCAAGTTATTGAGTTTAGTTCAGGATGAATTGTTTCGAAATCTTATGCAGTTTGGTTTGTCAACGAGTCCACTTATTCTTTCAATGGTATGCAGCATTGTTCTTAATTTATACCACCATTTGCGCACTGAACTTAAACTACAGCTTGAGGCCTTCTTTTCTTGTGTGATTTTGAGGCTTGCACAAAGTAAATATGGAGCTTCTTATCAGCAGCAGGAGGTTGCTATGGAGGTTCTTGTTGACTTCTGCAGGCAGAAAAAATTCATGGTGGAGATGTACGCTAACTTAGATTGTGACATAACATGCAGCAATGTCTTTGAAGAACTTGCTAATCTGTTGTCAAAGAGTGCATTCCCTGTCAATTGCCCTTTGTCTTCAATTCACATTCTTGCTTTGGATGGCCTTATTGCTGTTATTCAAGGAATGGCCGAAAGGGTGGGGAATGGATCAGTTTCTGCACATACGCCAGTGAATCTTGAAGAGTATACTCCATTCTGGATGGTGAAGTGTGACAACTACAGTGATCCTAGTAATTGGGTTCCATTTGTTCGCCGGAGGAAGTACATAAAGAGAAGGTTAATGATTGGAGCTGATCATTTTAACCGTGACCCAAAGAAAGGACTGGAGTTCCTCCAAGGAACATATCTGTTGCCTGACAAACTTGATCCACAAAGTGTGGCCTGCTTTTTCAGGTACACTGCTGGGTTGGACAAGAATCTAGTTGGGGATTTCTTGGGAAATCATGACGAGTTTTGTGTTCAGGTTCTTCATAAATTTGCCGGTACCTTTGATTTCGCAGATATGAACTTGGATACTGCACTCCGACTGTTTTTGGAGACATTTCGATTGCCTGGAGAATCACAAAAGATACAAAGGGTGCTTGAAGCATTCTCAGAGAGATATTATGAGCAATCACCACTAATTCTAGCTAACAAGGATGCTGCGCTTTTGCTGTCATATTCACTCATAATGCTCAACACAGATCAACACAATGTTCAGGTAAAGAAGAAAATGACGGAGGAGGATTTCATTCGGAATAATCGGCACATCAATGGAGGCAGTGATCTTCCTCGAGAATTTCTGACAGAGCTTTACCACTCAATATGCAAGAATGAGATCCGAACAACTCCAGAACAAGGTGCTGGTTATCCTGAAATGACCCCAAGCCGGTGGATTGATTTAATGCACAAATCTAAGAAGAACGCTCCATTTATCATGTCTGATTCCAGAGCCTACCTAGACCACGATATGTTTGCTATAATGTCGGGCCCTACAATTGCTGCTATCTCTGTGGTATTTGATCATGCAGAACATGAAGAGATTTACCAAACTTGCATAGATGGATTTTTAGCCGTTGCAAAGATATCAGCATGCCATCATCTTGAAGATGTCCTGGATGATCTGGTTGTATCTCTCTGTAAGTTTACCACCCTTTTAAACCCATCATCTGTTGAGGAGCCTGTGCTAGCCTTTGGTGATGACACAAAAGCAAGAATGGCAACTGTGACTGTATTTACAATTGCCAATAGGTATGGTGATTACATTCGCACAGGTTGGAGAAATATTCTGGACTGCATCTTAAGATTACACAAGCTTGGCCTTCTTCCAGCTCGTGTGGCCAGTGATGCAGCCGATGAGTCGGAGTTTTCAGCTGACACAGGGCCTGGGAAGCCTATAACAAATTCTCTCTCTTCTGTTCATGTATCTTCCATAGGTACTCCTAGGAGATCCTCTGGATTGATGGGTCGGTTTAGTCAGCTCTTATCTCTTGAGACAGAGGAGCCAAGATCGCAGCCTACTGAACAACAACTTGCTGCTCATCAACGCACCCTTCAGACAATTCAAAAGTGCCATATTGACAGCATATTTACCGAGAGCAAGTTTCTGCAGGCTGAATCCCTCTTACAGCTTGCACGCGCACTGAATTGGGCTGCAGGACGACCCCAGAAAGGGAATAGCTCTCCTGAGGACGAGGATACTGCAGTTTTCTGTTTGGAGTTGCTGATTGCTATTACCCTAAATAATAGGGATAGGATTGATCTTCTTTGGCAGGGAGTGTATGAGCACATATCCAACATTGTTCAGTCAACTGTGATGCCTTGTGCTCTGGTAGAGAAGGCTGTTTTTGGACTTCTTCGGATTTGCCAGCGGCTGCTTCCCTATAAAGAGAACCTTGCTGATGATCTCTTGAAGTCCCTGCAGCTTGTCTTGAAGCTTGATGCTCGGGTTGCTGATGCTTACTGTGAGCAAATTACACAGGAAGTCAGTCGCCTTgtgaaagcaaatgcctctcacATCAGATCCCATGGGGGGTGGCGCACAATTACATCCTTACTCTCTATCACAGCCCGGCACCCTGAAGCTTCTGAGTCTGGGTTTGACGCACTGTTCTTCATTATGTCAGAAGGAACCCACTTGTTGCCGACCAACTATGCTCTCTGTGTTGATGCTTCGAGGCAGTTTGCAGAATCTCGCGTTGGGCAGGCAGAACGATCTGTTTGTGCACTTGATCTTATAGCAGGTTCTGTTGATTGTTTAGCAAGGTGGGCCCGTGAGGCTAAGCAAGCTGTGAACGAGGATGAAGCGGTGAAAATGTCTCTGGATATTGGGGAAATGTGGTTCCGACTTGTTCAGGCACTAAGAAAAGTTTGTTTGGACCAGAGAGAAGATGTCAGGAATCATGCTTTGTCTTTGTTGCAGAAGTGCTTGACTGGAGTGGATGGGATCCCTCTTCCACATGGTGTGTGGTTACAGTGCTTTGATGTGGTGATTTTCACAATGCTTGACGACTTGCTTGAAATTGCACAGGGACACTCCCAAAAGGACTACCGCAACATGGAAGGCACACTTATCCTTGCCATGAAGCTCTTGTCCAAGGTGTTCTTACAGCTACTTCCTGGCCTATCACAGTTAACAACCTTCTGCAAACTATGGTTGGGTGTTCTCAGTCGAATGGAAAAGTATATGAAGGTGAAAGTTAGAGGGAAAAAAAGTGAGAAGCTTCAGGACCAAGTACCCGAGCTACTTAAGAATACCTTGCTTGTGATGAATTTAAAGGGAGTGCTCGTGCAAAGGAGCGCTCTAGGAGGAGATAGCTTGTGGGAACTGACATGGCTACATGTCAATAACATTGCGCCATCCTTGCAATCTGAGGTTTTCCCTGATCAAGGTTCAGAACAGTCCGCGACTAAGCTGGGTGAAAACGGAGGTCTAGTTTCTGAAGAAAAGGGTAATGTACTTCCAACTGAAATGGCCTCGACAGAAGTTTCTGGCACTGCAG AAACTGGCAGAAGACATCTTTGA